The following are from one region of the Dermacentor albipictus isolate Rhodes 1998 colony chromosome 5, USDA_Dalb.pri_finalv2, whole genome shotgun sequence genome:
- the LOC135897643 gene encoding endothelin-converting enzyme 1-like isoform X3 has product MEVRFFQKVLQLGGRSPRVFSYDEKHGNDIPDPVDSMSMPTALSSPAPPYASLTSPTQSLPKLQVTSSGQPNQANKEETQEETLKLQPAASASAQELHHSAPQSPATWTKLKGNDTVPVVPAAECVVSETKPDNQLAAAKTSPVSVDKVAPTRGTPPVAPLPEAVPSAATTVAAPNNACGTRKPCEKASLTSTHSGPGTSRASRPSAASLAVPKRRRTSGHTGDCVLMFLSNGACVVCVIGAVLVLLFILLRHTAHEYIQSTNANVEEYCHTKDCEQHAQLILSKVNMNEDPCEDLNAFACSYWEPQADSYNYGAALDAQAIHDWFANFKKSLDEGSAHLMAGTKALDTFRACMRHRITAEEAERGKRTLREFMSKLRIPWPDEPSADVDPLGVLIDLSFRWQLGMWFELQPLQRQPRSESPPQPNSPKDGATSKRSTENTSRYPLLMSVGRSVGYWSVHNSEIVRRRNYAKSWATFYEAFGAGRPNKSDAYVQQVVMVGRDVLEEFLGVVNNEDKEPARFELGDIGNHTPNLPARRWIEQLNANAVPVVASAAHNDAGNRRGYASSDTITVADTALLRAVNRLFGAHNSTMLLRHLSWSFIQVFGALADRRLLVAKYGDNMKASVRRHVFCATELENAYGPLVRSLYVFPHFTARMRFAIDDTFATVTKEAAHKVSALAWADSATRLAAITKLHNARTALWPPDSFLTNEGLNEMYANFTTNLTVGKSLFIDYWINAQRQLRGLSDEPSLGDVLSLPRNYVLPYFDYDYLQNRVLVSVAALHGALRMVQATPAVLYGGLGFSYARQLLRALYSGGLKIDAVGNIVPDTWASPRWMQVKRERAACMAPAYDGPFPEIPALEVSHAAFQHQLELKSGDAEQDNRHRRIMSTFTEQQVFFITACFTLCRLPRTIKSFGGDCNKAAMHFEPYAAAFKCKPGSKLNPLVKCPYFN; this is encoded by the exons ATGGAGGTCCGTTTCTTCCAAAAGGTGCTCCAGTTAGGAGGCCGCAGTCCAAGAGTTTTCTCGTACG ATGAGAAACATGGCAACGATATCCCGGATCCGGTCGACTCGATGTCGATGCCGACTGCCTTGTCGTCGCCCGCACCGCCGTACGCCTCTTTGACGTCCCCCACCCAGTCCCTGCCGAAGCTCCAGGTGACCTCCTCTGGTCAGCCTAACCAAGCCAATAAAGAGGAGACGCAGGAGGAAACACTAAAGTTACAACCTGCGGCCTCCGCCAGCGCGCAAGAGCTGCACCACTCAGCTCCACAGTCACCGGCCACCTGGACGAAGTTGAAAGGCAATGACACTGTCCCTGTCGTCCCTGCCGCCGAATGTGTCGTGTCCGAAACGAAGCCTGACAATCAACTAG CAGCCGCGAAGACATCGCCAGTTTCAGTTGACAAAGTTGCGCCGACCAGAGGGACTCCGCCGGTGGCGCCTCTGCCAGAAGCTGTACCGAGCGCGGCTACCACGGTTGCGGCACCGAACAACGCGTGCGGTACTCGCAAGCCGTGCGAGAAGGCTTCGTTGACGAGCACGCATTCGGGTCCAGGAACGTCG AGGGCCTCCAGGCCGTCGGCAGCCAGCCTGGCCGTCCCCAAGAGGCGCCGAACAAGCGGTCACACAGGCGACTGCGTCCTGATGTTCCTCTCCAATGGCGCCTGCGTAGTCTGCGTCATCGGGGCCGTGCTCGTGCTGCTCTTCATCCTGCTCAGGCACACCGCTCACGAGTACATCCAGAGTACCAACGCCAATGTAGAAGAGTACTGCCACACGAAG GACTGCGAGCAGCACGCGCAGCTGATTCTGTCTAAGGTGAACATGAACGAGGACCCGTGCGAGGACCTGAACGCGTTCGCCTGCTCGTACTGGGAGCCCCAGGCCGACAGCTACAACTACGGCGCCGCGCTGGACGCCCAGGCGATCCACGACTGGTTCGCCAACTTCAAGAAGTCACTGGACGAAGGCAGCGCCCACCTGATGGCAGGCACCAAGGCGCTCGATACGTTCAGGGCCTGCATGCGGCATCGCATCACCGCCGAAGAGGCCGAGCGGGGCAAGCGTACGCTGCGCGAGTTCATGTCCAAGCTGCGCATCCCGTGGCCGGACGAGCCGAGCGCCGACGTGGATCCGCTCGGCGTGCTCATCGACCTGTCCTTTAG GTGGCAGCTGGGAATGTGGTTTGAACTCCAGCCCTTGCAGCGCCAGCCACGCTCAGAGTCACCACCGCAGCCCAACTCTCCTAAAGACGGTGCCACGTCGAAAAGGTCCACCGAAAACACGAGCCGTTACCCGCTGCTCATGTCGGTGGGACGGTCCGTCGGTTACTGGTCGGTGCACAATAGCGAGATAGTGCGAAGGCGCAACTACGCCAAGTCCTGGGCCACCTTCTACGAGGCGTTCGGCGCCGGCCGGCCCAACAAGAGCGACGCGTACGTCCAGCAAGTGGTCATGGTCGGGCGCGACGTCCTCGAGGAGTTCCTGGGCGTCGTTAACAACGAGGACAAGGAACCCGCCCGATTCGAGCTGGGCGACATCGGTAACCACACGCCGAACCTACCGGCGCGCCGCTGGATCGAGCAGCTGAACGCCAATGCGGTGCCCGTCGTCGCGAGTGCTGCACACAACGACGCAGGGAATCGCCGCGGTTACGCGTCGAGCGACACGATCACAGTCGCGGACACGGCACTTCTCAGGGCAGTGAACAGGCTGTTCGGGGCGCACAACAGCACGATGCTGCTGCGACACCTCTCCTGGTCCTTTATACAG GTATTCGGGGCCCTGGCCGACCGACGCCTGTTGGTGGCCAAGTACGGGGACAATATGAAGGCGTCTGTGCGCAGACACGTGTTCTGCGCCACCGAGCTCGAGAACGCGTACGGACCGCTGGTGCGCTCGCTGTACGTGTTCCCGCACTTCACGGCACGCATGCGGTTCGCCATCGACGACACGTTCGCCACCGTCACCAAG GAGGCCGCACACAAGGTGTCGGCTCTCGCGTGGGCCGACAGTGCCACGCGGCTGGCAGCCATAACGAAGCTACACAACGCGCGAACCGCTCTCTGGCCGCCGGACTCGTTCCTGACCAACGAGGGGCTCAACGAGATGTACGCCAACTTCACGACCAACCTGACGGTTGGCAAGTCTCTGTTCATCGACTACTGGATCAACGCCCAGAGGCAGCTGCGCGGGCTTTCCGACGAGCCCAGCCTGGGGGACGTGCTCAGCCTGCCGCGCAACTACGTGCTGCCGTACTTCGACTACGACTACCTGCAGAATCGCGTGCTCGTCTCGGTGGCCGCTCTGCACGGCGCTCTCAGAATGGTACAGGCCACGCCAGCCGTGCTCTATGGCGGCCTTGGGTTCTCCTACGCCCGCCAGCTGCTGCGCGCCCTGTACAGCGGCGGACTCAAGATCGACGCCGTGGGCAACATCGTCCCGGACACGTGGGCTTCGCCGCGTTGGATGCAAGTCAAGCGGGAAAG GGCAGCTTGCATGGCACCGGCTTATGACGGACCTTTCCCAGAGATCCCAGCGCTCGAAGTGAGTCACGCGGCCTTCCAGCACCAGCTGGAGCTCAAATCGGGGGACGCCGAGCAGGATAACCGCCACAGGCGCATCATGAGCACTTTCACCGAGCAACAGGTGTTCTTCATCACAGCCTGCTTCACGCTCTGCCGCCTGCCCAGGACAATCAA
- the LOC135897643 gene encoding endothelin-converting enzyme 1-like isoform X6 — translation MFLSNGACVVCVIGAVLVLLFILLRHTAHEYIQSTNANVEEYCHTKDCEQHAQLILSKVNMNEDPCEDLNAFACSYWEPQADSYNYGAALDAQAIHDWFANFKKSLDEGSAHLMAGTKALDTFRACMRHRITAEEAERGKRTLREFMSKLRIPWPDEPSADVDPLGVLIDLSFRWQLGMWFELQPLQRQPRSESPPQPNSPKDGATSKRSTENTSRYPLLMSVGRSVGYWSVHNSEIVRRRNYAKSWATFYEAFGAGRPNKSDAYVQQVVMVGRDVLEEFLGVVNNEDKEPARFELGDIGNHTPNLPARRWIEQLNANAVPVVASAAHNDAGNRRGYASSDTITVADTALLRAVNRLFGAHNSTMLLRHLSWSFIQVFGALADRRLLVAKYGDNMKASVRRHVFCATELENAYGPLVRSLYVFPHFTARMRFAIDDTFATVTKEAAHKVSALAWADSATRLAAITKLHNARTALWPPDSFLTNEGLNEMYANFTTNLTVGKSLFIDYWINAQRQLRGLSDEPSLGDVLSLPRNYVLPYFDYDYLQNRVLVSVAALHGALRMVQATPAVLYGGLGFSYARQLLRALYSGGLKIDAVGNIVPDTWASPRWMQVKRERAACMAPAYDGPFPEIPALEVSHAAFQHQLELKSGDAEQDNRHRRIMSTFTEQQVFFITACFTLCRLPRTIKSFGGDCNKAAMHFEPYAAAFKCKPGSKLNPLVKCPYFN, via the exons ATGTTCCTCTCCAATGGCGCCTGCGTAGTCTGCGTCATCGGGGCCGTGCTCGTGCTGCTCTTCATCCTGCTCAGGCACACCGCTCACGAGTACATCCAGAGTACCAACGCCAATGTAGAAGAGTACTGCCACACGAAG GACTGCGAGCAGCACGCGCAGCTGATTCTGTCTAAGGTGAACATGAACGAGGACCCGTGCGAGGACCTGAACGCGTTCGCCTGCTCGTACTGGGAGCCCCAGGCCGACAGCTACAACTACGGCGCCGCGCTGGACGCCCAGGCGATCCACGACTGGTTCGCCAACTTCAAGAAGTCACTGGACGAAGGCAGCGCCCACCTGATGGCAGGCACCAAGGCGCTCGATACGTTCAGGGCCTGCATGCGGCATCGCATCACCGCCGAAGAGGCCGAGCGGGGCAAGCGTACGCTGCGCGAGTTCATGTCCAAGCTGCGCATCCCGTGGCCGGACGAGCCGAGCGCCGACGTGGATCCGCTCGGCGTGCTCATCGACCTGTCCTTTAG GTGGCAGCTGGGAATGTGGTTTGAACTCCAGCCCTTGCAGCGCCAGCCACGCTCAGAGTCACCACCGCAGCCCAACTCTCCTAAAGACGGTGCCACGTCGAAAAGGTCCACCGAAAACACGAGCCGTTACCCGCTGCTCATGTCGGTGGGACGGTCCGTCGGTTACTGGTCGGTGCACAATAGCGAGATAGTGCGAAGGCGCAACTACGCCAAGTCCTGGGCCACCTTCTACGAGGCGTTCGGCGCCGGCCGGCCCAACAAGAGCGACGCGTACGTCCAGCAAGTGGTCATGGTCGGGCGCGACGTCCTCGAGGAGTTCCTGGGCGTCGTTAACAACGAGGACAAGGAACCCGCCCGATTCGAGCTGGGCGACATCGGTAACCACACGCCGAACCTACCGGCGCGCCGCTGGATCGAGCAGCTGAACGCCAATGCGGTGCCCGTCGTCGCGAGTGCTGCACACAACGACGCAGGGAATCGCCGCGGTTACGCGTCGAGCGACACGATCACAGTCGCGGACACGGCACTTCTCAGGGCAGTGAACAGGCTGTTCGGGGCGCACAACAGCACGATGCTGCTGCGACACCTCTCCTGGTCCTTTATACAG GTATTCGGGGCCCTGGCCGACCGACGCCTGTTGGTGGCCAAGTACGGGGACAATATGAAGGCGTCTGTGCGCAGACACGTGTTCTGCGCCACCGAGCTCGAGAACGCGTACGGACCGCTGGTGCGCTCGCTGTACGTGTTCCCGCACTTCACGGCACGCATGCGGTTCGCCATCGACGACACGTTCGCCACCGTCACCAAG GAGGCCGCACACAAGGTGTCGGCTCTCGCGTGGGCCGACAGTGCCACGCGGCTGGCAGCCATAACGAAGCTACACAACGCGCGAACCGCTCTCTGGCCGCCGGACTCGTTCCTGACCAACGAGGGGCTCAACGAGATGTACGCCAACTTCACGACCAACCTGACGGTTGGCAAGTCTCTGTTCATCGACTACTGGATCAACGCCCAGAGGCAGCTGCGCGGGCTTTCCGACGAGCCCAGCCTGGGGGACGTGCTCAGCCTGCCGCGCAACTACGTGCTGCCGTACTTCGACTACGACTACCTGCAGAATCGCGTGCTCGTCTCGGTGGCCGCTCTGCACGGCGCTCTCAGAATGGTACAGGCCACGCCAGCCGTGCTCTATGGCGGCCTTGGGTTCTCCTACGCCCGCCAGCTGCTGCGCGCCCTGTACAGCGGCGGACTCAAGATCGACGCCGTGGGCAACATCGTCCCGGACACGTGGGCTTCGCCGCGTTGGATGCAAGTCAAGCGGGAAAG GGCAGCTTGCATGGCACCGGCTTATGACGGACCTTTCCCAGAGATCCCAGCGCTCGAAGTGAGTCACGCGGCCTTCCAGCACCAGCTGGAGCTCAAATCGGGGGACGCCGAGCAGGATAACCGCCACAGGCGCATCATGAGCACTTTCACCGAGCAACAGGTGTTCTTCATCACAGCCTGCTTCACGCTCTGCCGCCTGCCCAGGACAATCAA